The Arachis ipaensis cultivar K30076 chromosome B10, Araip1.1, whole genome shotgun sequence DNA window taATTACACATGAGTTTTCATAATTATCCATTTGAATATATAATTTGATTACTTAAAAGGATAAATATAATAACTAAAACAGAAAATGGATATNNNNNNTAATATTCATAACTTATACATGTAACatctataattatatatttatttatatttaatattatctaATTATTTTAACAGTaattaagaaaaacaaaataaagtaacTTTAGATTTTTCTTTGTTCATGTATGTGTAATTATTATTTGTAGGTTGGTGGCATATTCATTTGGACCTTTACTTACCAATTAGTAAGAGACAGAGCCATGAAATATAAGGCATGGGAAGCTGCTCAAATCTTGAAGATTCCCAACAAAAACTATGATGATGCTAACACACAAACAAGCCTTCTCAAAGGGAATCAAAATCAAAACACAAACAGAGACACTGAAAACCAAATTGTAATAATGCATAgcttattaaatttttaaaggaCAAATatgtccctgaccttttgtcccgcggacattttcgtccctgatcattgaaaaatacttttaagtccctgaccttcacaaaatttggacggatcagtccctgacagagacatttggacggatcagtccctgacggaggcatttggacggagggactgatccgtccaaattttgtgaaggtcagggatttaaaagtatttttcaatggtcagggacgaaaatgtccgcgagacaaaaggtcagggacctatgcTTATTAATTTCTACATTATAAAATGAATCTAAATCTAAATGTGTAGATTCTAGATCAAGTTCCACAATCGTGTTGGCAAGGATTGGTTGAAACTGTGAGCCAAATAGTGTCAGAACTATTGTCACCCCCAACAATTGCTACAGTGAGTTCCTTCTTCTATTTTAAACATAATAGTCATAGTATTTTAAAATGATTATTTTATTAGTCTGTGATTTTATAAGTAAATACTTGTGGAACTAGTTtggtttataaaaattaaagtttggctaaaagaaaatataaaaattaaaatgaaagttgTTAAATGTATGCTAGGAATTATTTTGATCAATACTTGTAGAATTATTTTGATCAAtacttattttaattattgaGTAGTATATACTTAAATAGGTCTCTAAGAAATTTTGTGTCGAACGTTTTtatcttcaaattttttttattacattaaAGTTtctgaattttataaaaataagatatatagGTTTTTATCATAGTTGGACCCGTTTTTTTACTTGAATAAGTAGGTTCTCAAAAGTAAAATGAAAGAATCAATATGtcttatttttgtaaaatttaaaaacttaaacgtaataaattttttttgaaaacgaaaATGTCCAATGCAAAATTTTTTAGGACGAAGTTTGGTATATACTCTTAATTATTTGAGGGTTTATTCTATTTTGATTGTGTAGTGATTAATGAATTAAACATGATCCtgagatatttttacttttttaccCCTTTAAATATATGATCAGTTTTTAGGTTTCATCTTTGGTGGGGTTGACTGGCTCAGGAGCCTAATAATTGGAGAAGATGCTCCATTGAGAGTGATCCAAGAGACCATTCAGTTACTAGGGTTTGTATTTTGCATTATATTTTCTCATAAAATTAAACCAATTATTATTTCTCAATTATattattgtttattattattgcttttaATTTGTAGCATACACTTATATTATACCTATAATTCACAGGGAAGGGACAATTCCTTGCATCACCATTTTGCTTGGTGGCAACCTTACTCAAGGTATTGGATATTATTCATCACCACAAGAAAAATGCTCAAAATAggtttctattaaaaaaaaaaaaagataaatacgTTCCTAATTTTTTAATTCGAAAACACATGAGTTTTtgactaattaaaaatataaatgtcTCTAAcatttaaaaatatgaaatatttAAGTCTTTTTATCTAAAATATAAAGATAAATCGGTCCTCAAAAAGACTTAAATGTTTCGCGTTTTAGAAGGTGaagaacatttttctttttttaattagttGATATCTTATTTGTCTTTAGAGATAAAAAGTCAGAgacttatttatcattttttctaaaaaatatataacatCTAATAAGATATCCCATGTATAATGATTTATTaggtgaatatatatatatatttgtagtTTCTACTCTATTATTTACCTTAATATCAATCATGAAACTAAATTAATATATTcaacaaaattaatatttttcttttctaatatTTTGGAATGTAACATAATTAATTATTGCAGGCATGAAATCATCCACTATAGAACCACTGACACTGATTAGTGTGGTGTTAGTTAGACTTTTCTTATTACCTTCAATTGGACTTTACATTGTGAGAGGAGCTGCAAGTTTAGGGTTTCTTCCATTAGATCCTTTGTTTCAGTATGTCCTTGTCATGCAGTATGCCATGCCACCTGCAATGAATATTTGTAAGTTTCTTCATGCATTCAGATATTCCTTTTCATATAACTTCCTATAAAATGTCATTTCTATTAATCTAACCTATATATACTGATAGTATAAAGAgttttacataattatttaattaaatttatagtttaaataattttttaaacaataaattaaaaaattagctattttcaattataTGACAATATACAATTGAATGATTCTTTTAGCGTGAGATTATTAGAATTAAATTCATATATTAAGTTTAACTAATAACTATGGATGGTGGGTATAAAATTGTGCAGGTACCATGACTCAGCTATTTGATGCAGGCACTGAGGAGGCCTCAGTTATTACCTTGTGGACATACAGTGCTGCAACTATATCCCTCACACTTTGGTCAACCACCCTTTTATATGTATTAACTTAAGGAGGAGAAATTTTTGTATACTTTTTAAGCACACaagcatttgtttttatttataattgttaGAAAGTATGTAAAAAAGATTTAAGAATGAATAGTTATGATTGATCTTGAATCATGTATTTAATGTGATTAAGAGAAAACATTGAAATTTTAAGATATTTAGCATAGAaatataatgaaaaataagttaaaaatGACATTGACATTTAACTCAATTATTTAAGACAAATAACTCTTTAACTAGATAACTTAAATGACACTTAGTTCAGTgcacaaaatgaaatgaaagagaTGCTTACAGCCTCAATTTCCTCTCTGAACAATTTGCCATCATAACTATTAAAGAAAggaatcataaaaaatatataaggtTTGGAGCAAGAGTGTGACACATTTTGATCTTGAAATATATAACATGCACAAGCTGAACCCATACAATTCGCCACCACTATTCCTGAGAGATAATTCTAAAAGATATGCATATAAAATTCTGAGTTCAACCATTTTGTATAATTCTATAGCAACCTCTGGAATATCTTGGATAAGTTACATGTTTCCTACGGATTGTAACAATACTAAAATTCTATCCCACACAAAAATGGCACAAAAATTCATTTCCAATATGTTGCTCTGTCGATCTGTGTTCATCAAATCATGTATTTTCATAGAAGAGTAAGCTGAAGTTTTGGTCGGTTAGGCTGCGGCTCCACGACCTCCATATGAATTTGGACGGTCTGCAAAATGCTGTATGAAATGCTACCATCCATCTTTTTGATTTTCTGTTGTTGCTCGTCGACATACCATTCTCCACTTCCCTTCTCACCTTTTTGTGTCAAATATATAGGCCCTTCTATGCCATATCTGTGGATCGGAGGGGGAAAAGGCAAAACTTAAAATCATAAATGACTCGACTCACTGACAGTACAACAAAATTAAATGCTGCTTTATATAGCTTTAGAACCATTGTTTCATGGACTATGTATGAGAAAGCACAAGAGATAAGAAACTTTACTTGGGAACAAACACAAAGAATCCATTTGATCTCATTTTCACCACCCTAGCTTCTGTATCTGTCGGCCTGCACGAGCAAAGACAGGTGAAGTCAAGAATAAGTTGCAAATAGATAGTAACCGTAGCAGCCTAGCACGGAGGGAAAGCAATGTCACATACCTATTCCGGAAGTAAATTAGGGTATGGAGCTCTACAGAGGCTCGCCCAGCCATCTGTGCATTCCTATGCCGATAATTTAAATCTAAACCAGACATTGATTAAAGCATCATTAATATGTATCGAATATAGTTATGCTGACGAAAATTTCAATTAAGGTGCTGAGAAAAAAATGACGATAAAAAGAGATTTCGTACTGTCTGAAATACTAGTGAGCTGAAGCCTGTCTTGAAATACAGGTGGTAACTTGGATATTCCTAAAGATGCAGCAAgtaacctatgcacaattacatCTGCAAGGAAAATTGTTAAATCTCATTATATTGCACAAGCTTGACCAAATAAACGAATTACAAGAGACACTTGCCAGCATATCTTCTTATTGGTGATGTGAAATGAGTATATAAAGGAGCTGCAAGCCCATAATGATGATATTCTGGAGGGGTAAGATCCCCACTACTGAAATAAACAGCCTACAAAAGCAAAACAAGAATTCAATCTTATGTGATCAATCCCGAAATCTGAGATCTCATAAGAATTCAATTTACCTGACTCATGCATCTAGTTGCTAGAATGCGGATTAACTTGTTGAAGTAAGGATCATCACCCTGAAAAAGTGTTTGGATAAGAGAGAGAACGCCTTAAAGATCAAATATATCAAATGCTTGAGCTAACAAAGCCAAAAAGCAATACAACTAGACATCATCATCATATATAAAAAGTGCAAACCGCAAAGTGTCAATGGAAGAAAAAAAGGacaatgaataaaaaatatcaagGAAAAGCCATTTACCACAGAGTGGTCAAGAGAATCAGCCAATGCTTTTGAGGATGAGACGTCCAAGTGCAGGCCAACTGCAGCAGCAGTACGTAGCAAAGGCTCAAGCATCTCTCTAGTTGGTGTTGGATGGCGCCTGAACAAGAACCAACAAACAATTAGAAGATAGCAATTACCCTTTCTTTTCAAATGTAAAGTCGCTTAGCATTTCTAACCAACAGCCTCACATGCTTGTGAAAGTGATGATTCTCAATATCACATACCATGTACCAGAGAAAGATACCAAAACTGAATTTCAAAAAATCAGATCAGAAAACAACCTTAATAATGAGCATAGAGGAAAACTTTTAAGAATTTGTTCTGCAACTGAAACATTAGCAGCAAGCATAAACTCCTCCACCATTTGGTTGGCTTCCCGAATCTGGTACATACCTGCAAATAACAAATATTATTCTATTAATATCAGAAATAAAAATAAGTATGTATAAAAATCGCCAAGACCAAATTATCTCCAACTTCCATCAATCTTTCAATATCCCTAAAAAGTAGTAATTAGATCCAATTAGGACTCCAAATGATATAGAGGCTTGAGACACAAGGACATATTGGCTCTCATGAATCTGGAAAACATGATAGAATCCATTATGACAGGTGCACTCATTCTGAATGAGTAATCAAAGGGCACCGGCAGAACTTCTTAGCCAATTGGAAGAATACGCAACTGGCTACCTTCCATGTCccaacaagaaataataaaagagGCAAGAACCAATACCAATATCAAGGGGGTCATGAGTTTCTGTGTCAATTTGAAATTTGACTTCAGCAGATGCAAGAGTCAAAGCTCCTCTCTCAATACGCCTTAATCTCATTTTCTGAAAGAAAATAAATACTTCTCAGAAAAATTTTTAACAGAGCATGTAAATATCATACTTATAAGTTACAAGTAAAATAGTAACCTTACATCAATAAATTCCATACCTTAGCTAAACTATTCATATTCCTCAAATTTGTAGTTATTGGATCCATCAAACGACTGCAGAAAGagcaaataaaatataataaccaAGTCATAAATCAGAAATTGCACAATGaaataacaaaaaacaaaaagaaggaaaacAAAAGTAATTGTCATGAATCATATAGCACATCCAAAATTGAAAGGGAGGCAAATTGAAAATTACATggtacttttatttaattttttcaaaaaaaaaagtctcCAACTCAACCCAATTTCATGTTATGAGAATCACAATCACTCAAGTCAGTACAGTTATTTCATTAGCAATTATAACAGGCCAGGCACATTCTcaggaatttggatcctctaaattttgaattttcactagagaggataaagtgtgatctctcactctTGAATGTTCTCTCTTAGTCCcatctataaaataaatggtgagataTCACACTTTACCCTCTCAAGTGAaatctaaaatttagaggatccaaatcccatTCTCAGCAGTCAGCACTCAGCAGTCACCAAACCAAGAATGTAAGAAAGAAATTCATACCTATCATCCATCCTTGCTTGAGCTTCGACATAAGACAACGCCGCAGAAGATTTAATGACACTTTTTGTGAATCTGCTGGAAACAATGTCTGCTTCAGGTGTCATTTCCTGTACATATGCATATAGGTTAGGTGCAATTCTATTTAGGGTTTAGCTAGCATGTTCCTTTTACTAATAGTAATCTTAGGCACATGTTAGCTAAACCCTTCTATTTTCTGCAATAAATTATATTATACTATGATATAAAGTGCTTGAGTTGACGTCCTTCTTTGAAAGATTTAGACTATTACCATTGAAAGTTTATAGATAAGTTTGATGGTGGACATCAGTCAAAGGGGTTTTAGGCTTTTACCAAAGAGGTTCCAAGGATTTTGGAGATTGTGCAATAATATTTAGAATATTCTGACCAAATTATTTATAAGAGAATGCAAGCCTTTCCACATCAGATCGAAGAGAACATATATCTGCAAAATGAAGGCTCTATAAACATTAGGCATAAAAATTAATATAACCACAGCAACCATTTTATTTTCAGCACAAATCAGTCAACCATTTAAAAGGTCAAATAATATCACCTTCAGTGAGAGGCTTTGGAAGCATGTCTATCCGTCTCTCAACTAGGTAGACAGATGTTCCCCTTTGTGAAGCCTCTTCATCAAGTGGAGTACCAGGATGCACAAAATTTGTCACATCGGCAATATCTGAGAGACGAACGCTAAAGATGAACTACATAGATAGACTAAATAGCGATAAAAGACGAGGAAGATGGAGGAAAAACTAATTATGCTGTTTAGGAGGATAACCAAACCCACAGAGGGTGCATACATAGGTATCATTAAGTAAGAATTTAGACATGCAAGCTCTTAGGCatttttttctaacttcttattccAGTTAGGATAGGGAGATTTTATTCTGAAAAACAAGGCCTTATAAATAACTTCCAAATATTCCAAACCTTGGGCCAGCAAAGCAATGTTATACTTCATATATCAATATAGAATGCAAGTATGCTAAACAAGCATTTCATGTTACCAGAAGTTGAAGGGAGAGAGAAACACAATACCCAAGCAAATATGCTAATTATAATTGTCAGTATGAGCACCAAAATGTAAGCAAAGCTCAAATATGTGTATATAAATGAAGGAACCATAATATCCATCAACAATAGTAATCAACAAAAGCAAATTTTGAATACTGTCTTTTTCTTAACTTATAACATGCACCATCAGTACAAATTCTAGAGACAAAGGATACGAACTCCAACTTCAAAATTTCCATTTGGAAGAGATGTACAGTGGAGTGCATCATCAATATCCTTGCAACCTGCATGCAAGAAGCAGAGTAACTACAATGTCCTTATGCCATCTCTTCCAAATCAAATTAAAACAGATAAATTTAAATGGTTATTGATCAAATGAAGTGAAGTACCAATGACAGAAGTTGGTAATACAACAACCTTCTTTGGGAAAACGAAACATATAACTCAGGTGATACAGTTATATTTCACTCTTTGCAGGCTAATAAagagggaaaataaataaaaacccaTACCTGGAGGGTCTACACTGAAGACACACAGTCCACGCAAATCCTGCCTGATTGGATTGGACAGATCTTCAGCAGATACTGACCATGGCAATGGTGGCAAACATGCTAGAACTTGTGAAGAGAATGGCCTTGAATTTATGTCATTTTCTATCAAAACGACCTGTATtgtacaaaaagaaaagagattGCATATTATTAATAATTTGTGTCATGCTAGATGCTACATGACCAACATAAGGAAAAACAACTAAACAAGTGTGCTCTCTCCTTTTTGCGAAAGAGGAGAATGAAAATGGGGTTGACTACAAACCGGCTGGTCACCTAGACTTTCTTTAATAATTTTACTTGTAAAGTAATTTACAGAGACCATAGGAAAGAAGCCAGGTGCTTGAGAAGATGCTCAAAtgaaaaatgattattttttattttatctaaccACCCGAATGTTGAATTTCACGTTGTTATGAGAAAGACAGCTGGGGCCCCATGGGTGATCACAgaacttttttctttttggggaTAAAAGCTACCTATAAATAATTATAAGCAGTAGCTTCATAAAAGTACCATGACATATAAGTATATAGTGCCGAAGAATCATTGACTTCCTATTCTCAATAAACAGATAAATAGAAGCATGGAAATCCAATATTGCATACCTCACTTTCAGTATCTCTATCACCTATCTCTCCTATAGTTCGTACATAATGGCCTGATGGATATCGAGATTGACGATCCCAAGAATCAACAGCCACAATAATTCTCTTATCAAGAAGGTTCTCAAGCTGGCGGGTTTGTATTCGAATCTTGGGAATTCTGCGATCTTTGGAGACAAATAAGGCATGAGCAACACCGCCACTTCCTGCAGGCATAGGCATTGGGTCCAAAGATCCACAATACCTGCAAAAGCAATGAAATTTACTTGTATATTAAGTTCAGATCTTTATCTTGAGTATTTTGACACATCATATAATTCACACAAATATGATAGATGACAATTATAATAGAAGAACGctaaataatattaattagtaGAGAAGGAAATGATATTAGTTCCCAATCAATGGAATGCCAATTGCGAATCACAAATAACACAGACATGCTCCTATTAATTAACAATGATAGTAAACTTACGAATGCCAATTTCTCTTGATAATGCCAACAACACGACCAGAAGGGCGACTCGGTGTGGTATTTACTTCTCCAGTAGAACTTTGCTGGGGAACAGTTCTAGGTGCATCATCAGCGCTATTCGGAGCTAGATGAACaccatcatcctcatcctcatcctctgCAAGCAAATAATATTATTCTATGGTATCCTTAAACAGAAAGCATGTTCAGACATGAAGATACACAAATAGACCAAGTATTGTCAATCTCAAGAAGTAAGTCCAAATTAAATGCAGTATGGAATAGAATAAATCAAAGTTATATGTTTCTACTCTTTACTAGGGGAACtgcaataattaaaatatgtgaaTATGGAGAGGTAATGTAAAGCATTAtgttattctttattttattcaCTTTTTTTTGGCCTAGGTTGGAAATGAAATGCttaagaactttgccaagaaaaaaattaagttgTATGCCTGCCACAAGGTGGAATGCAAGTGCAGAATAGGCTAACAATTAACATACCTTCACAAGCAATAGCTAGACTCTTCTCTTCTTGCCATTGGTCCTGAGGCAGGAGTTCAACCGCCACAATATCACCATCAAAAGCTCGGTTCATGTTTGAGCGCCCATAAATAATTATTTCATCCCCAATGCTCTCACTTCCAACATATGCTTCAAATGGGTTGTAACGGTTCACACGAAGTTTCCCTTGATGATATATTCCTCGATGCAATCCAGAAGTAATTTCTGACATCGGCTTATGCTGATAGTTCCAAGTGTAAATAACCCATCATGTAAATTTAACCAAATATGCAGAGACGAATTACTAGAAAGAAATGATATCAACATGATACCTCTGTATAGATGATTTTCCTCTTCGATGgtctgagatcttcaacctcttccATGTTTACATCTTCTGATGAAGGCTGTACAAGCAGGTCAAGTAAATCTGGTCGATCCAAAGACTTGACATATGATTCAACTGAAAACAAAAGCCTTGACAATAAGTAGGTTTTTTGAACAATCAATTAAAGAAACTGTtagctttaaatgatgctatcacGGACACAGCTGAAGTACATTGGTGAAATGAATTTTTAACACGTACAACTCACAACTCACTTGCCAAAAGATGAAAGTTAGTCCAGTTACCTGTTTCTGCATGAATGCCCTCTTCAGTAGCCTTCCTTTTGTTCTCTTTATCATTGGTTATAAGCAAAACCTTTACCGCACCGCCAAGATGTTTCTGATACCACTGAGCAGCCACTCGGATAGCTGCATTAATACTACTTAAGTTACAACTTCGAAGAAATTCTGTCCAATAGGCACTTCATGCGAGAAAAAATGCAACAGCAGCCAAAAGTCCAAAATGCATATAACAaacaaaggataaaattaaagCTCATCCAAAAAGCAAACCTCTATCATTCCTATCATTCTTGGTTTCTCCACTCATTTCCTTAATATATGTATCCCTGAAAACACCGAGAAATAAAAGATCAAATATTGGTAGCATATTGCTATCATACGAAAGGTAAAAATGTTAGCAGCATCGAATAAAAAGACTCATTCCCTTGAGGAAAACATAAGAATAATTTCATGATAGAATGCAATACAAAAAGAGAACATGAAAGCCAAAGATAAAAGTTACCTGTGGTATTCGTTGGAGAAAACAAAGAACTTCCTCATGGAATTGCTACAGATAGCTCTAACTCGATTGTAAACAGACATATTCTTGTTCTTAACCTCTTCCAGCACAATGGAGAGCACCACCACATCGTCGATAGCTGGATTCTCCAGCAAATCAATCTATCAATGCAATATTTCCAATTCAATAACTTCACTAAATGTTGCAAAAAGCATACCGCCAATTTGACCGGTTACGGCAATTGAGTCACATAAGAAATTACATTCTCTCAAGACATCCCAACGATGAACACActatcaaattagtccttaaaagTTCATTTTGCTAACAAAGTAGTTCTTAAAATGTCTTATTGTTATCTTAATCCTACCAAAGCCCATCAGCAAACACATAATCCACTATTAGTATAccctaaattaataattataacatCCTTTACAAACTAATTTATATGCGCTTTGATCTTTAAGGAGCTGAATTGTAGTTAAACCAAAGTAGAAATAAACAAATTGAGAATAACGAATAGAGGACCTGGTTGAGGACGACATTGGTGTCGACGACGAGGATAGTGGAGGCGGAGGGACCCAAGCGAGCGGCGGAGGTGTCGCAGGCGGTGCAGAAGGGGGCGCCGCAGTAGATGTCGTCGCGGAGGTAGTGCTCCCTCA harbors:
- the LOC107622189 gene encoding protein PIN-LIKES 7-like produces the protein MGFWELLAVASNPIIQVLLVSAVGVYMASDKFDNFLSENFRRSLNKLVFIAFTPSLIFASFARSVSLDDMISWWFMPVNIGCTFVIGGFLGWLIVKLLKPSLKVEGLIIAACSTGNMGNLPVVIIPAICYEKGGPFGEREKCRARALSYASFSLAVGGIFIWTFTYQLVRDRAMKYKAWEAAQILKIPNKNYDDANTQTSLLKGNQNQNTNRDTENQIILDQVPQSCWQGLVETVSQIVSELLSPPTIATFLGFIFGGVDWLRSLIIGEDAPLRVIQETIQLLGEGTIPCITILLGGNLTQGMKSSTIEPLTLISVVLVRLFLLPSIGLYIVRGAASLGFLPLDPLFQYVLVMQYAMPPAMNICTMTQLFDAGTEEASVITLWTYSAATISLTLWSTTLLYVLT
- the LOC107622790 gene encoding exosome complex exonuclease RRP44 homolog A, coding for MLHNKSFVKKTKAGKVMKQVREHYLRDDIYCGAPFCTACDTSAARLGPSASTILVVDTNVVLNQIDLLENPAIDDVVVLSIVLEEVKNKNMSVYNRVRAICSNSMRKFFVFSNEYHRDTYIKEMSGETKNDRNDRAIRVAAQWYQKHLGGAVKVLLITNDKENKRKATEEGIHAETVESYVKSLDRPDLLDLLVQPSSEDVNMEEVEDLRPSKRKIIYTEHKPMSEITSGLHRGIYHQGKLRVNRYNPFEAYVGSESIGDEIIIYGRSNMNRAFDGDIVAVELLPQDQWQEEKSLAIACEEDEDEDDGVHLAPNSADDAPRTVPQQSSTGEVNTTPSRPSGRVVGIIKRNWHSYCGSLDPMPMPAGSGGVAHALFVSKDRRIPKIRIQTRQLENLLDKRIIVAVDSWDRQSRYPSGHYVRTIGEIGDRDTESEVVLIENDINSRPFSSQVLACLPPLPWSVSAEDLSNPIRQDLRGLCVFSVDPPGCKDIDDALHCTSLPNGNFEVGVHIADVTNFVHPGTPLDEEASQRGTSVYLVERRIDMLPKPLTEDICSLRSDVERLAFSYIQEMTPEADIVSSRFTKSVIKSSAALSYVEAQARMDDSRLMDPITTNLRNMNSLAKKMRLRRIERGALTLASAEVKFQIDTETHDPLDIGMYQIREANQMVEEFMLAANVSVAEQILKSFPLCSLLRRHPTPTREMLEPLLRTAAAVGLHLDVSSSKALADSLDHSVGDDPYFNKLIRILATRCMSQAVYFSSGDLTPPEYHHYGLAAPLYTHFTSPIRRYADVIVHRLLAASLGISKLPPVFQDRLQLTSISDNLNYRHRNAQMAGRASVELHTLIYFRNRPTDTEARVVKMRSNGFFVFVPKYGIEGPIYLTQKGEKGSGEWYVDEQQQKIKKMDGSISYSILQTVQIHMEVVEPQPNRPKLQLTLL